GATTTTCTGATATCAAGTCTCACGCGTTCTTCCGCACCATAGACTGGGACCTGGTAAAGACCCTTCCCATGCCCTCCCCGGGCAGACGGGGCAGGGCCCACGGGGGGCAGGGCGGATAGCCGTGAGGGGTACAGGGGGACACACCCTCCGGCCCAGGCCGTGTGGGTGCTCATGCCTGGCCCACGAGGAGAGTCCTGCCTGGGTGTCCCTGCAGGGGTCTGCTGCTGGGCCTGGGACCACACTGCCCACCTGGTCTGTGTGGAATCCGCCACGGCACACCCTACAGGGGCGTCCTGGTTTCCTGGTTGGTTTTCCAAAACCTGCCATTCTCTACACTGCCTGGGGACACAGCCAACACTGTTCGTGCCATTCACCTTCGGTCCTGCTGTTCCCAGTATTAAAAGGAAACAACCCAGTTGTTCCCAAAACATAAATGGGTACAGTTGTTAAAATAGAACCTTTCAATAAGctcttaagaaagaaaagatgacaGCTGATTAGGTAAATGTCGGGTGTTAAGTTGAGCTGAATCAGAAGCAAGCCCGAGGGTCCAGCCTGGTCATGGGCAGAGCAGGCTCTTGTCGACATTCAGTCACTGCCCCTCCCCGCTGGTGGGGCCTGGGAGCGGAGAGGCAGGTCCTGGGCCCTGGCCAGGGGGCAGGTGGGTTGTCAGCGCGCCCTGTGCAGGCCCAGCTGGCTGTTCCCAAATGGAATCTGCCGTCCTCCCCCTGGGGTCACTGCATGCAAACACTGAGAACCATTAGCTAGCAGTTGGGCACTTCTTGGGAAAGTGGCTTTGGGTGTTTCCATATAACTGTTCTGCTGGCCCAAGAGAAGAGATCCAGGTGCTGGTTGGCCTCTGTTACTCGGGTGCTCAGAACACGTGGCCTGGAGGGGAGCGCCCCCCGCCTCCCGCTGCAGCCGTGCACCACAGCTGAGCCCCGCCCTCCCCTGCACACTTAGGGCTCCGCAAAGCACAGTGGCTCTGGTGCCGGCTGGGCAGCGGTCACCTGCCAAGCTGAGAAGGCCTTTGCGGGCACGGCCACAGGCCCCAGCCCGGTCCTGGGCGGACCGTACTTGACCTGTGGTGCGGTGTCCCTGAAATGGCCATGGCGACCACATCCTCACTGAGAAGCCTGACCAGGTGTGGGCTTGGGCCAGCTGCGCCCTGGCCTCACTTCTGCCCTCTTGTCTCCCCATAATGGGGAGTAAGGGCTGTGGCATGCACACAAGTGATGGGGTTACTCTGGTGAGACGAGGAAAGCATGGTGATGCCTGAGGGGGCATGTGGGGTGCCTGCCCGCCCCGGTTCCTCCAAGTGGGTAGTAGCCCCCTCAGCTCACGGGTGCAGACGTGCTCAGGTGGCCCGGGCACTGTGCTTTGCCTGGAGAGTACAGCACACGGTGAACCTGAGGGGACCCTGTCTTCTGTGAGGGGGACATGGGGACAGTGGAGGGGAGGAAGCCCCCTGGCAAAATGGGCGCTGGCCCTGCAGCCAGGAGAGTGGGGCCCAGGACCTCCCCAGGGCCGCCTCACACCCAGAGAAGTCCAAGCAGGGGTGCCAGGACCTTGTCAGGGAGGAAGCTGCAGGACAGCGTGCACAGCACCGCCTCCTCCCTTGCTTGGGTGTGTGCCCCATGGTTGCCCATGACCCCGCTCTGccaccccacccagcctcctggGTCTCACTGCCTCCCCGCCCCTCGCGTACTGGCCGGTTCCCCCTTCCCGCCTGGCACCTGCCTGCAGCATCCACTCCGTCCTGCCTTTGCTTGGGCTTCACTGAGTTCTCAGCAGCCCAACTGcaggcctcagggcctttgcacagttgtgcccccctgccccagccaccACCTCAGAACTGGAGCCCCCTAGCCCAGCTGGACTGTGGCACTGAATGAGGGAGGGATGCCTCAGCGGCCTCAGACCCTGGGCCAACGTGGGTGGTGGTCTGGCGTGGCACCTGGCTGAGCTTGCTTCACCTTGTGTTCTGACTCTTGCCTTGACATCtctgaaagcagccagaagcCCGAGTAGGAAGGTGGTCGGTCCGGTGGCCCTTTCCCTGCCTTTTAACAGCAAATGCTTCACCCTGAGCAGAGTGATAACTGCATCTAAAACATGGAGGGTGATGGTCACACCATGGGCCCCTGTGACGCGGGAGCCCTGCTCCGTCGCAGCACACACGGCACACGCGCCAGGCAGCCCTGGTCCCTCTGCTCGGCACCCTCCCTGGCATCTTCCTGGTGGCAGGAGACGGCATGTCCCAGCCAGGCCAGCTCCGGACAGAGGGCGGGTCAACTTGTCCACTCTGGGCGCCTCTTCTGCTTCATGGGaacgtgtgtgtgtttttctttacAAGCCCCCAAAACACAATGGTTTCAACATGCCGGCCCATCTGTCTCATCAGAACCGGAGTCTTGACTGCTCAGGGCCCCAAGGTgcaggcaggagggcaggaggtgAGCATGGCTGGGGTCTTAATTTCAACATGGCCGTGGTTCTGCCCGTCACGTGGAGCCTGAGTCTTGGATGGGGACATGTGGTGCCCCGCACAGGCCGGCGCTTCCAGATCAGGGCCTCCTGGCCTGGTCACCCACAGGGAGGTGGTGGCTGGTCCCCAAGGCCAGGGCACCTGTCGCGTGAGTTAAGCTGCTCTGGGCCAGACAGCTGGGGGTTTGCAGGGCCCCAGAGAGCTGGCCCCAAGCCTGCACTCCTCTCGCTGCCAGGCCTCACGTGTGGCCTGTGGGGGGGAGCAGACCACTCCATGATGGTCCCCTCTTGTGGCTCCGTCAGTACTGGGAAGGGCCGGCCTGCACAGGTGCAGCACACCTAGGGAAGGAGGGCAGGAGGTACTCTAGTGCTGGAGCAGGCAGCCCACGCTGTCCCTGTGCATGTGCATCATGGCACTAAGTGGCACCTGCTTCTGTGCATGTGTCAGGCCTGTAAACGGGTGTCAGAACCACAAGCACACCCATGAGGTCAGTCGGACACGCCCTGTCGGCTCTGTCCACACCGCCGAGACCTAGCGCCTTTAGGAcctgagactgagaaggaaagaGCTCCCACACAAGCCACGTTTGGTCAGAGTGGTGGGCCTGCTGGGACACACCCCTGGGACCCACACAGCCTACCTTTTGCGGCTCAAGTAGGATTCTTCTGACTTCAGATACTTTCTCATAGACTTGTTCAAGAAAGACACACACTTGGCCTCAGAATGCGCCCGCCTGTGCTGAGCGGCCCGCTGTGGTGGGAGGCCACACAGGCTGAGTCTGGCAGACGTGTGCTGATCTGACCAGCATTGTCCTTCCAGCTGGAGAAGAAGCAGACGCTCCCGCCATTCCAGCCGCAGATAACTGATGACTACGGTCTGGACAACTTCGACACGCAGTTCACCAGCGAGCCCGTGCAGCTGACCCCAGACGATGAGTAAGACCTGCAGGGTGGGCACTAGGGTGCCAGGACACGTGGTCCTGAGCCAGCAGTGGTGTCCCCGCTGCCCAGGGTGGGTTTGGTGGGAGGCGCCCCGCGTGGGTCCTGCGTAACAAGCTCTCTGCCTGCACACAGGGACGCCATAAAGAGAATTGACCAGTCTGAGTTTGAGGGCTTCGAGTACATCAACCCACTGCTATTGTCCACCGAGGAGTCTGTGTGAGGCCGTCTCTCTGTCACGGACACGTCCATGAGTGACCCCCTAACTCTGCCCCGAACCACAGCATATGCATGCCAGGCCCGGCGCAAGGCTCCGAGCACAGCCAGGGAGGGATGCTTGCTGCTGAGATCACGGAGGGGGCCGTCGGGGCACTTCTGGGAGCAGGAAGCTGCCGCCTCAGGGCCCGCACGGCCAGCTTTATGCTGAAGGAATTTGCTTCCTGTGCCTGCGTCTCCAGGACCCGCTGCAGCCGTGCCCGAGTGAGGAATCATCCCACACTTTCGAAGGCACACACTTTCCACTCCACAGAAAGAGACCTGACCTGCTTGCCAGGAGAGCTGCCTGTAATGTCCTGAGGAATAAAGTGTGCCGATGATGTTGAAGCTGCTCCCTTGATGCCTTTATTCGGGGTGAGGCCCTGCCCAATGGCACTGCGACCGTGTGTGTGCAGACAACGGGCTGGGGCCGGGGGCGTTAAGTTCCCGTAGGGGTGCACCGCAGTGAAGGAGATGTACAAACTCAGAACGTTTTCTGGATCCCGGTAAGTTTCTGTTACTAATATTTAACAAGCGTGTTCATACCGCGCGCGTGTGTAGCCCCCGTAGTTTAATGCCAGGGCCACACCCTAACCAGACAGGCCACTGGTTCCGACCAGGGTGCTGGACCTCGAAAAAACTGGGTCATAACGATTCTAACCCATGGCTCACTAAAGCACCAGTcaaccaaaaagaaagagaagatagcAAGTTAAACCTGCATAAAGTGCATTTCTGAAAATACTAAGCAGTGCCTGCGTGGTGTCTCGCTATGTGTTAGATTTGTGGAAGTATTTTCATCGGTAATAATGATGCTCAGAATTAGAAAACTTGGGATGTATATGTGACGGGCGCTAGCCGTAAGGGAAAACACTGGACCTAGAATAGCGACCAGCAGACCACCGTTCCCGACAGCACACCTCCTCGGCAGTGCGGGGCACGTGCCACAGTCGCGGTCCTTAGGTGAGGGATGGTGTGGAAAACTGGACTGAAGGTTTGTAGGAGGTGAATCGCTGTAGTGTTTTCAGGTCCCCAAGCATCAGATGTGGTGCGAGGCCTGGGTACGGGAGAGGGGCACCGAGTCCCCCAGGGCCACACACCCCTCCAGGCCAGGGGAGACGGCACAGGCAGGGCTTCTGGCCCCCACCATGTGGCGAGGACACCACCCCTGGGGTGCCGTCCCAGCTTGGCCGTGACTCGTGGGCGGGGACACAGCCCCACCTGCTGACACTCGGCTCGCATCGTACCCACAGGCCTGTGGTGCTGGGGTAGGGCCACCAAatgctccccagcccccagcctggcTGCCTGAGGGCTCTGACCCCCCGGGCCGTAGAGCAGCATCTACAGAGCACGGAGCCTGTTTCGGCTGGCGCCCAAACATCTGACAGAACCAGGAGGGCTTTTGCCTCCAAAGGTAGAAATGATCCCCAGAGCAGTTCGAGAGCCACCTTAGGGCTCTCACAGGCAGAAAACAGCCTGATGCTGACATCCAGGAGCTGAGCCCCAGCCCAAGTGGCCACTCATGACCAGTGAGCAGAGTGCTGGGGTGTGCGAGCAGTcgctgggaggtgggggggtTCTGCTGAGCCCAGCAGGGGGTGGCCAGTGGCCTCTGAGAGCCCTTTGTCCTGACAGGGTCATCTGCCATGTTGGGTGCAGGGGCCCTGGGCTGGTTCAAATGTAAGGCATTTATTTCAACACTGCAGTATTGCCACATGGCTACCCAGTTACCAGCTGGTTGCTCATGTACAAaacgtgcgtaatgcgacgctcGCGGCGACGGGGAGGTTTTTATAGTCACGTTTTACAAATGAAAGGTGCTGGTACACATGGGGTTGGGGAAAGCAAGCCTGTGCATTTGCGAACGCCTGGTTGCCACGCAGTGTGTCCTTGGAGACGGCTCCTGGATACCCGTGGCTTCGCGATTGTAAAGTGGCAGATTCGTCCCTGTGGTTTTGCAGTGAGTGGAGCCCTAGCCTTGCCAGCTGGTTTTCCTCCTGTGGACAGGCTCACCCTTGGGCCCAGGTCGTTGGTGTTCCTGCCCATCTATCACAGCTTTAACAGAAATGCTCGCTCTTACTGTTTTTAGTAAAAGCAGGTGTTGCCACAGGCAGGTGTTTTGCAGCTCgttttttagaaaatactttttaagagcagtttcaggttcacagccaaattgagaggaaggtgcaGATTCCCTGTGTCCCCCTGGCATCCCCTCCACACCAGAGCGCACCTGGCACGGCCCAGAGCCCACAGCTGTGTCCCAGCATCATGTGTTTCTGGGTTTGGCCAAGGTGATGACATGTGTCCCATCACAGATGTGAGCCCTTCTACTGCCCCGAGTCCTGCCTGCGCAGCCCTGCCTTCTCCAGAACCCCGGAGCTAGAATCACACAGGAGGTTGGCACCTTGGACGTAGTCTCATCCCAGCCTGTGTGAGGCTGTCTTTGAAAGGAAAATACCAACTTCTGAAAGTTAATCTTAGAATTGCATATTATTTTGCAGAACTGCATACAGACATGCTTTTGCCCCACTTTCTGCTTGTAACCCAAATAAAACATGGCCGACGCGGAATGTTCCGGCAGATCAGCTGGTCAATGGTGAGGGGCCAGAGTGCCCAGCAGTGACCACACCCGCCCCTGGAGTCGTCTGCCCTGTGTAGTGAATAGTGGGTAACACGGTGTGAACATGGGCCAGGTCTGGGAAGCCAGGGAAATGCGCTCACCTGCCGGGCACTGTTGGTGCCCTGACCACAGGGCAACGCTCTGCCTAGAGGAGAAAGAACCAAATATTTGGGTCTCAGCACAGAGACATGATGCGGCAGGTCAGCCGATACGTTTTCATAGGCAGCCCCGAGTGCAGGTGGTTCTGGCCGGGGTGGGGGCTGCGGGGCGTTGCTGGGCCTCTGCACCGGCTGGGTCACCACACCACATCCTCTGTGCTTTCCTCCAAGCATTGTGCTAGGTGGCTGTCGATGTCCAGCTGCGCCAGCCTGCGAGACAGAGAACAAGACGGTCACCTGTGCAGAGGGAAGCACTCATCCCCAGGTGACACCCCTGCCACAGCACGCTGTCCGCCTCACGCCCTCCCAGGTGCTCACAGCTGCACcagaggccagccagagggaagcccggCATGGTCTCCGTGGCTGGACAGAACGAGGAAAGGGGTCACGCCAACCAATAAAGGCTTTTCCAAACCCTGCTGCCTGGGGATGGTCCTGTAGGACCCCGGTGTGCCCTGGGCAGGCAGCACTGGGGCACCGGTCAGACCTGTTCTCAGGCTCACCCCAGCCCATGTTTGAGGTGGGGAGCACCCTGTGTCTGGACCAGCGCCCACTCCACTTGAGAGCCTTGTGGCTCCTGGTGAGCGGCCCATCCTGGCAGCCCACCCACAGGCAGAAGGGACCGGCAGGCCCGGGGCAGCACCAGGGGCCTCTCCACGTCACAAAGGCAAGGGCAGGCTTTCCCCATGCCCTCCTGCACACGGCCATGTCCTCAGCAGCTGGGTGAGGCGGTCAGGAGCTCTGCCTCAGTGGGCAGCCAGGCTCCCAACTGCAGGCCCCGAGGGAGACCCGGCAGCTGCTGCCTGGGGTGGGAGCCACTGTCCACAAGACGCAGACGCAAAGTGGATGGGCTGAGCGCCCAGAGGGGTCTCATCAACTTGGGCTGCCAGCGTGCAGCTCTGTGGGCTCTGAGGCTTGTGGGCCGGCCTCCTCGGTGTCCAGTGAGGTGGGCAGAGGGGTCTGGATGCATGTCACAGAGCAGACACATCCCGTCCCTGACCTCATCTGACCCCATCAAGGCCAGAGGCCTGAGATGACCACACCCATGTGCTTGAGGAGCACACTCAGTGGCAGCTGGTGGCAGAGTTCAGGTGCTCAGCATGACTACAGGGCCCAGTGGGCCATTTCAGGCCAGACTTGAGCCCAGATCTTGCTGGGGGGCCATGTGGCTCAGTGTGGTGCCCCTTGCACACCACTGCTGGGGGCCACCCTCCCCTGCAGAGCAGTCAAGTCCACCAGCTCAAACCAGTGATGTTTCTCTGCCTGCCTGCAACATGGAGTCCCCATCAGTTGGCCTCCCTGTGCCACCCTAGGCTCAGCAGCTTGGGTGGGACGTTGGGACTCACGTCTCCCACAGCTTTGGCCGGAGACCAGGCACACACAGGAGCACCACTGACCCTTGGGTTCTGCTCTGGCAGCCCAAGGCTGTTCCCTCCTGTGCCTCCGGGCCACCCACCCACTGCTCAGAAGGGTGGTGCTTGGCTAAGGTCACTGCTCAGAGAACATCCCAAGGACCACGAAGAGCAAACGTTTTTCCAGGGAGTCATGGGAAAGGCTGACCGTTGGGTGGCTGTGTCCAGCAGGACCCTCCTGTGGCCCAGCCTGTGTCCTCGCCTGTGGTGCCATGGGCCCTCGTGTCTAGCCATGTGGGACTGGCTGTCTCCCAGCCCTAAGGAATCCATGATACAGTGAAGAACGTGGCGGCA
The sequence above is a segment of the Manis pentadactyla isolate mManPen7 chromosome 4, mManPen7.hap1, whole genome shotgun sequence genome. Coding sequences within it:
- the FAAP20 gene encoding Fanconi anemia core complex-associated protein 20 isoform X2, translated to MAETRRPRLRLSRRRPPPGGGRSETLLGGGGESAGPWAELLRAARADLNPDGELPPLPAFLRQAGAAGHRQPPSTMLGGKHRGCGVVTQPVQRPSNAPQPPPRPEPPALGAAYENVSADLPHHVSVLRPKYLVLSPLGRALPCGQGTNSARQVSAFPWLPRPGPCSHRVTHYSLHRADDSRGGCGHCWALWPLTIDQLICRNIPRRPCFIWVTSRKWGKSMSVCSSAK
- the FAAP20 gene encoding Fanconi anemia core complex-associated protein 20 isoform X1; translated protein: MAETRRPRLRLSRRRPPPGGGSRSETLLGGGGESAGPWAELLRAARADLNPDGELPPLPAFLRQAGAAGHRQPPSTMLGGKHRGCGVVTQPVQRPSNAPQPPPRPEPPALGAAYENVSADLPHHVSVLRPKYLVLSPLGRALPCGQGTNSARQVSAFPWLPRPGPCSHRVTHYSLHRADDSRGGCGHCWALWPLTIDQLICRNIPRRPCFIWVTSRKWGKSMSVCSSAK